From the genome of Excalfactoria chinensis isolate bCotChi1 chromosome 14, bCotChi1.hap2, whole genome shotgun sequence, one region includes:
- the DNAJA3 gene encoding dnaJ homolog subfamily A member 3, mitochondrial, with protein sequence MAARGASRWLGVAAAAAAVRSRGPRDGRLPLVWIVRGLGAAPGPAARRLLQPGTGPQHAGPKRAPAASFHVSAARAKEDYYEVLGVPRSASQKDIKKAYYQLAKKYHPDTNKDDPKAKEKFAQLAEAYEVLSDEVKRKQYDAYGTASFDAGAAGAGAGRQYWSSGPSIDPEELFKKIFGEFSGSPFGDFQNVFDQPQEYIMELTFTQAAKGVNKEIVVNINDACERCNGQGNEPGTKVQRCHYCNGTGMETINTGPFVMRSTCRRCGGRASIITTPCVVCRGTGQTKQKKTVIVPVPAGVEDGQTVRMPVGKKEIFITFRVQKSSVFRRNGADIHSDLLISVAQAVLGGTARCQGLYETINITIPPGIQPDQRIRISGKGIPKVNSYGYGDHYIHVKIKVPQRLTDRQRALMMSYAEDETDVEGTVNGVTNTASGKRSTGN encoded by the exons GCCGCGGGCCGAGGGACGGGCGGCTGCCGCTGGTCTGGATCGTCCGAGGGCTCGGCgccgcgcccggccccgccgcccgccgcctcctGCAGCCGGGCACCGGGCCCCAGCACGCGG GCCCGAAGCGCGCTCCCGCCGCCTCCTTCCATGTCAGCGCGGCCCGCGCCAAGGAGGATTACTACGAGGTGCTGGGGGTGCCGCGCTCCGCCAGCCAGAAGGACATCAAGAAGGCGTACTACCAG cTGGCAAAGAAATACCATCCTGACACCAACAAGGACGACCCCAAAGCGAAGGAGAAGTTTGCGCAGCTGGCAGAAGCCTACGAG GTACTGAGTGACGAAGTGAAGCGGAAGCAGTACGATGCTTACGGGACAGCCAGTTTTGATGCCGGTGCAgcaggtgctggtgctgggcGCCAGTATTGGAGCAGTGGTCCATCGATTGACCCGGAGGAGCTCTTCAAGAAAATCTTTGGAGAGTTTTCAGGATCCCCCTTTGGCGACTTTCAGAATGTCTTTGACCAGCCGCAGGAG TACATCATGGAGCTGACATTCACACAAGCAGCAAAAGGCGTTAACAAGGAGATTGTGGTGAACATCAATGATGCCTGTGAGCGGTGCAATGGGCAAGGAAACGAGCCTGGTACCAAAGTGCAGCGCTGCCACTACTGCAATGGCACTGGCATG GAAACAATAAACACTGGCCCTTTTGTAATGCGATCTACGTGCAGAAGATGTGGAGGTCGTGCTTCCATCATAACAACCCCATGTGTGGTATGCCGAGGAACGGGGCAAACCAAACAGAAGAAGACAGTGATAGTTCCTGTGCCGGCTG GTGTTGAGGATGGGCAGACTGTTCGGATGCCTGTAGGCAAGAAGGAAATTTTCATTACCTTCCGG GTTCAGAAAAGCTCAGTGTTCAGAAGAAATGGAGCAGATATCCATTCAGACCTCCTTATTTCAGTAGCACAGGCCGTTCTGGGAGGGACAGCCAGGTGTCAAGGCTTGTATGAGACAATCAATATCACG ATACCCCCTGGAATTCAGCCAGACCAGAGAATTCGAATTAGTGGGAAAGGCATTCCCAAGGTTAATAGTTACGGCTATGGAGACCACTACATTCACGTGAAGATAAAAGTTCCTCA GAGGCTGACGGATCGCCAGAGAGCCTTAATGATGAGCTACGCTGAGGATGAGACAGATGTGGAGGGCACAGTGAATGGAGTCACAAATACAGCATCAG GGAAACGTTCTACTGGCAActga